From Pan troglodytes isolate AG18354 chromosome 1, NHGRI_mPanTro3-v2.0_pri, whole genome shotgun sequence:
TCTAATAAAAATTGAATATGTTGAGTTCAAGTACTCTGAAAAAGGAGTTGAATATAGTTGGAGGTTGGTTTTTAGGAAttactatttttcttaaattaactATCCTTGTAGTCACCTAGGAATTGTGTATTTTCTATAGATCTTAGAAAATTATCAAATCTAcagttcattttgttttttcaatttttttttttttaagagatggagtcttgctgtattaacgttgaactcctggcctcaaccagttctcccatctcagcttctgaagtagctggggctgcaggtgccACTGAGCTTGGCTTCtttattggtatttttattaAACGCTTTTCTCTAATGTCTTTGTAACAGTTCTCAGTTTTTGAAATGCTGTTACTGGTTCTTTAGTGTGAACTGtcaactttcattttttcttttctttacttttcttttctttttttcttttttgagacagagtctcgctctgtcacccagactggagtgcagtggtgcgatcttggctcactgcgacctctgcctcctgggttcaagtgattctcctgcctgagcctcccgagtagctgggattacaggtgcgcaccactgtgcctggctaattttttttttttttttttgtatttttagtagaggtggtgtttcaccatgtcaggctggtctcgaactcctgaactcatgatccccctcgccctgccttggcctcccaaagtgctgggattacaggcatgagccaccacgcctggcctcagctttcattttcatttggttaGTTTTTGAACTATTCAGTGGGTAAAGTTGTATAAATAAGTGTCTTTTCTCTGTATAGAAGTTTCTTGGAGTTCAAGGAGTGCTGCTTTGCAAACTCATAGAGTATTTATAAAAGCTAACTGCAGAAGGTATTCATAGGCTAAACCGTTTCCTATTCTTGGTAGCACCATTTTCTCTGGCCTGAAATACTTTCCTTCTACTATTAGTGCCTGTCGATACCCAGCAGTGTATTTACTTTCCTGAGGAAAAATTCAAATGCTAAGTGCTTTAAGACCTAAGGGTGGAAAAGCAGTGTTTTCAGGCATTATTaggaaaataagatttaaattaGACACCCAGAAACAAAAACAGGTTTGTAATTGGTAAAGTGAAAGATGGTTAAAGAAGGTTAGATTGACCAAAGCgagaatttaccttttttttttttttttttgagacagagtctcatgccgttgcccaggctggagtgcagtggcgtgatcttggctcaccgtaacctccacttcctgggttcaagcagttctcccacttgagcctcccgagtagctgggtgacatgcgccaccacgctcagctaatttctttgtatttttagtagagactgggtttctccatgttggtcaggctggtctcgaactcctgacctcagtgatctgcccgccttggcctcccaaaatgctgggattacaggcatgagccactgtgtccggctgagagtgtaccttttttttttttttatcaagcaATCTAGTACTTGATCCTAATATTCTTTGTGGTAGGTGTTTGCATTTTTAGATTAGGAAAAGGGAAATCTAGGAGTCCTAGGAAATACAGTTGGTATATGGGAACTGATATGTAATTAGACTTAATGACTTAAGCACTTAACTATAATCTTAACCTCTCCAGTTGTCTGATGAAGTTAGTATATGGGAACTGATACATAGACTTAAGTGATCCATGTTGAATTTATGACTTCAGCACTTAACTATAATTTTACCCTCTCCAGTTGTCTGATGATGATAAAAACTTGAAGCAGTTATCCATATGGGGATCTCTTTGGGGAATCCCAGTCACCAAAAGTtaggttttctttaatattttttcatggaAGATTTCAAATATActcaaaattgaaataattatataataaattcttaTGAGCCCATCACACATCAATAATGAATGTACAGTATTGCAGTGTGGAGCTTGGCCTATTGCTGACCACTCAGCAATGTGGCAGAACCACTCCATGATTCCCCATGGAAATGGGAACTACTTCAGTTGTCCTTTTATAGAAAAATTCAGTAAGTATCTGCTGATTGTGCCCTACTTGTGACTTGAagccaggttttgttttgttttgttttgttttgtttttaacagtcttgctctgtcatccaagagGGGCATGATattggtgcactgcaacctccacctcctgggttcaagtgattctcgtgcctcagcctcccgagtagctgggactatgggcgtgcaccaccacacctggctaatttttgtatttagtagagatggagtttcatcatgttgcccaggctgctcttgaactcctgagctcaagcaatctacccacctccacctcccaaagtgctaagattacaggcatgagccaccatgacagCAAAGCTGGGTATTTCTTAAATTGGTTCAGTCAGGTGCAATAAATTATTTGCCctactctaaaatttaaaaatcttctaaGAGAATTATGGTTTTGCAGCTGAGGTTTTTTTAAGACTTGAGCTCCCTGGACTCCTACATATATCCTTAGAACAACATTGTCCAGTAGAAGTACAATGTGAGCCACATGTTTTGTTTAACCCAGCATATCCAAAATATTACCCCCTTTGCATGTgcttaatataaaaatttaagatgATTTATATTCCAGGTTTTCAATATTCAGTGAGTAATTTTACACTTAGAGCAAGTATCATTTCAGATTAGTCACATTTCGAGTACTCAATaaccacatatggctagtggctaccttACTAGATAGCATAGCCTTTGAGTCCCACAAAGTGTTCACATTCTATGTGTTTACACACATCTTTTGAAGTGTCATGACAGCCAGATAGGATCCAGATTTTCTTTAAATCTGGTCTCTCTTCCGGATTCCTAGTTGATTACTTCTTTGTTGCTTCTTATATGGATGTATCAGAAGTTTAATAATCTCATGATTATTATGTTAACTGCCTGAAGTATTAATGGTAGCAATAAATTgaactataattttaatttttcaagtaaATTTTCTTATGTGATactaaatatttcacatatacATGTATCAGGAAGTAAATGGGGGTAATTTAGTAATGAATAGTATATAATAGTTTAtgatggtatttttcttttttttttttttagattgcaGCAAAAATTGGAGGTGATGCAGGGACATCACTGAATTCAAATGACTATGGTTATGGGGGACAAAAAAGACCTTTAGAAGATGGAGGTAAGTTATACTcttaagtattttaaattgtttttcagagTGTTTAGTTGAAGTGATTCTCggtatttttctgttattttattgagatattaACTTTTATTATAAGGTTGTTAAAATTGTAAGCTGTATATTGGCCTAAAAGGGGGGAAAGAAAACTAGACAAGGTaagtaaaatttgaaagaaattttttaaaaattttttaaaaaaaggaagttttgtcttaatagaaaacaatttattttccctcttttagGATTGTGCCAGATTGAAAGTTTGCACAGACGTCTTGTTAATAgtattaaaaaacatataaattgcTTAGAAGACACTTCACTGGTTTTACTCATACGTGAATGGATTTTAATATGCCGTATTTTCgtcatttttctatttccaaTTGCACCTTAAAGGTTGAAATTCCTATAGTTTGCTACTCTAGTGTGTTGCAGGttataccatttttttttaatgttctttactTTCAGTACTTTTGTGTTTCACGTTTAGCTTTAAACCTGTGGATTAAAACAGTGGATTTACagtgctttgtatttttaaaaatcgtaATCGTTGAAGCTTCTGAACTTAGAAGTCtgcatgtattttttgttttaggtttGATATATGAGTTttgatacattttctttttacccttttttttaaagggaggatTCTCACTGAGGCTATAGAATGTATTTGTAGCTTTTGACCAGGAGAACttggtttccttttatttaagTGTCTTTCATACTTATAGTGAGgtttttaatgtagaaaaaaaatgagctaaTGATGCTTCAGATGTTGTATGtaatgtattctttttattttatgtgtagatGGCTCTTGGACAAGTCCGAGCAGTACAACACACTGGGAGGGAATGCCCTCTCCTTTTAAAGgcaggaatttttatttattacctGTGTTCAGTATGTAAACGTGAAATAAACCAGTGGATTCTTAAATGGACACAAATATTTCTTGGATTATGTGTctgcacatattttatttttgctgcaCAACATTCTGATGTTTAATCATTTAAGTTTGAAGGGGGGAGGAGAATGTAGTACTTTGagctataggttgtctgttccaAGGTATGCATTGTATTCATCTGTGTAATGGATTTAGATGAAGGTAGTCATGTAGTTgctttgagattttatttttttgctaaagTTTTATGCAGTGAAATGtttgtttataaataatagaacagTTTAGGTTGAGATTGCCTTGTAATGTTGtgggggggttttttgttttattttttggggcATAGCTTTGTGGTCACTGTCAGATACACTTTAATGTCAGATTTTTGTAGTTTGATAGGCTTTTCTCCCCCCAGTCTTCAGTTCCTGAGGTGGAAGCATCATTAGCCTTTAGCATGTGATATTTTGCTAGTAATGGACCTAAAGTACGTTGTCTTGTATCATTCTAATGTGCTTAACATACATTAAGGTCAGtgatttcttaaaaatcagaTAACTATTTTAATGTCTGTGCATCTTTTGAACGTGGAGAGAATGAAGTATCGTTTCTTTTTTAGATTACTGAGTTTGGGTTGAATTTTGGCAGTTTTGGTTCAAATGATAAACCATACCTTCAgatatttcaataaatgtttatattgttATTCTTGTTTGGGAGGGGAGAAGCTTTGTACTTAATtggcaaaaaattaaaagacacttAATTTTGCAGATCAACCAGATGCTAAGAAAGTTGCTCCTCAAAATGACTGTAAGTATTCCTTTTAAACTGGGTCAAAAGCTAAAGTAACAATTTCAATGTTAAGATTTTGTTCATATTGGAAATCATCGTTCTCAGTAAACTaccgcaagaacaaaaaacccaacatcgcatattctcactcataggtgggaattgaacaatgagatcacatggacacatgaaggggaatatcacactctggggactgtggtggggtggggggatgggggagggatagcactgggagatatacctaaggctagatgacgagttagtgggtgcagcacaccagcatggcacatgtatacatatgtaactgacctgcacaatgtgcacatgtaccctaaaacttaaagtataataataaaaacaaaacaaaacaaaacaaaaaagattttgttCATATTATTGGGTATCTTTGAAGTTAGTTGGTTTATGAGTATTTTGGATCAGCTAGCCTgaatttctttgtaaatatatacctttttctcctattttacaATCTGTCCCATTAATTGTGGCCGGGTATATGTAAGGATTGGttgctgaattattttacatatttaacaaCTCCAATTCTTGATCTATACTTGTACAActtgaaaaaggaaattattttgttctGTGCCATTGCTAATATAATGTCTTCCCTTTCATTGGCTCTCTTGCCCCTGTCAATGCCAATATAAATATTGTGTAAAAAATTTGACTCTCTTCAAGGTGTTGTCTGTGCATTAGGGAGAGATTTTTGAATGTTTGATGTGATTGTGTtgttaaatatataagtaaatttaaattttgaatttttgttttatttttatttaattttttgatagcTTTTGGAACACAGTTACCACCGATGCATCAGCAGCAAAGGTACAGTCACAAGATTTTCAAAAACTACTCTGCAAGTTTTGGTTGAGCTGTATGTAAAAACACAACCACATTGGTGTATATTGaatatgtgtctgtgtatttttTGGTGTACCTAGTTCATATCACTCCCCGTGGGAAGGTACCATAAAgtgatgatttttcttttgagtGAGAAAAATTTGTGATTTGGAGAGATAGGTGGAATTAACCACATTTTAGAAGAACGGGGGTGAATTGGAGTAACTGTTAAGATGACATTCTCTAAACTCCACTTCAACTTCTTTACAGTTAATGCCTTCAGACTGTTCCATTCATCATCCCTTCTTCACTTGATGTGtcatcttaaaattcttaatttaacTACTCAAGTAATAAGACCATATTTTTTGACGTGAGTCTGAGCCTAGAACCTTAGTTTAAGCCATTGGGAGACATTAGACttccatttttattaatagaTTAGCTTTTATTTGTAAACAAAGTATCTTTCATTGAAGGAAAATGGTGCTTTCTGTTATTTCTTAGCAGATCTGTAATGACAGAAGAATACAAAGTTCCAGATGGAATGGTTGGATTCAGTAAGtaacttgatttttaaagttttgaaaacATGATCAAAACATACTTTAGAATctttcaaccaaaaaaaaaaaatttttttttttttctaactagtAATTGGCAGAGGAGGTGAACAGATCTCACGCATACAACAGGAATCTGGATGCAAAATACAGATAGCTCCTGGTAATGTTACATTCTCATGGTATTTTCAGTGTGACTAGaaaactagctttttttttttttaaggcttctAGTAACATTAATGCTACTTTTAATCTTttgacctgaagttttctgtttgttttaaattgtaGACAGTGGTGGCCTTCCAGAAAGGTCCTGTATGTTAACTGGAACACCTGAATCTGTCCAGTAAGtttgaaaaatcttaaaaatctacTTAGGTAACAACAGCAGAACTCTTTGAATTTCGTCTCTTCTCTTTGTTACTGCTTTATTTTACACTATGGTTTCGCTGCCACCTTCCCTCAAAGTCCTCCAACTCCTTTGAAGTTTATGCCTCATGCCTTTCTCAGGTAGGGTTCATCATCTGAATCATTAAACACAGAAAATGGTTAAAACAACTCCATATCTACTCCAGTCTCTACTTGTAAAGCCACGTGTAGCCTGGAGAAGAATGCACAGTCAGGTTGACTGGTGACACCTAAAACTCAGACATTAAGCTCAAGTGGACTGTTGTGTTGCCTGTATTTCCCTAGTTCCATTCACTTTTCCACTCCTCTCCCAGGCTCTTTAATACTGTATTTCCCCACCTCCAAATCTTCAGCATCTAACCCCACCCTCTCCCACTTAAGCTTATTTactgagaaaatggaagcaaatgataagaagcttttctttttccctacCACTAAACCTACCAGCCTTCATTTTTCCTCTGTTCACATAGTACTCAGGTAATTGCTTTCCTTTTGTGTTCGTGTGCCTAAAGCCAGCCCTTTCTTCCTACTGAAGGTTCAGCCTGCAGTTGTACTTTCTTCTGCATTATTAGTTCTCCCTCATTactaggttttttcttttcttttttttgagacgaagtctcgctctgttgccaggctggactcggctcactgcaacctccgcctcccgagtagctgggactacaggtgcatgccaccacacccagctaatttttgtatttttttagtagagacagggtttcaccatgttggccgggatggtctcgatctcttgacctcatgatccacccacctcggcctcccaaagtcctgggattacaggcgtgagccacttcccCCCAGCCTGATTTTCTTTATGGCACTTTCCAAATAATGTGTTATTCATTTGACatgttatttttacttatttaatgaAATGAAGCCACTCTAGCAGGAACCCTGTTTCTTTGAGTGCTATTACCCCATTACCTAGAATAGCACCTGCACATagttgatatttaaatatttgttgaatgaataattgtAGCATATGAGTAAGCAAAATGgtagtttaaaaatgtaaataaatcatTTAGTTCTTGGAAGAATCAGTTTAATTCTAAGATAACTTTAGCATTAGAGTTCTTTCTTGGAAATTTTGgactattctttaaaaattgtatatctagaaaattttTTTGCATAATCTCTCAATCTTTGACCCTTGATGGCATTTTCTTTcagttaaaagtaaaaacattgtTAAAGTTAGCATCAAGGCACCTAATCCTGAACTGGGATAGGAGGAGTTATATTGCTTTATATTTCTCTATTTGAATAAGCTTGGGTATGCTACAGCttactatttaaatattaatttgttaACAGGTCAGCAAAACGGTTACTGGACCAGATTGTTGAAAAAGGAAGACCAGCTCCTGGCTTCCATCATGGCGATGGACCGGGAAATGCAGTTCAAGAAATCATGATTCCAGCTAGCAAGGCAGGATTAGTCATTGGAAAAGGGGGAGAAACTATTAAACAGCTTCAGGTATTGTTATTTTTGTGAAATGGCTACTTTTGATCTGTTTTGATGCCCATTTTTGTCCACTTCCTtttgttaatatatattatttctatgattataacAGGAACGGGCTGGAGTTAAAATGGTTATGATTCAAGACGGGCCGCAGAACACTGGTGCTGACAAACCTCTTAGGATTACAGGAGACCCATATAAAGTTCAAGTAAACTTAACTTTatactttataaagaaagagtGGGTTGAATGGGGTTGGGCAAAATATGcatgaataattaaaatgttttgagaCATGCTTTCTAAATTAGCTAACTTTTTCTGCTTTAGCAAGCCAAGGAAATGGTGTTAGAGTTAATTCGTGATCAAGGCGGTTTCAGAGAAGTTCGGAATGAGTATGGGTCAAGAATAGGAGGAAATGAAGGGATAGATGTAAGTAAAAATACCCATTCCGAAATGGTTGTATGCTAATTCATAAATATAAtagtgttttctgttttgtgttaaGTAGCTCTAACATTGTTATCCTTTTATTTCACCTTTATACTTTAGAATACAGAATTCTATATATCTTGTTACCCTATTTActataaatatagaattatatgTACTTTTATGATTTGAGGCAGATTTTCAGGAAACAGcgcttttttaaaatacttttttttactttaaacccTGAGAAGCTAGCTTTCTTAATACTTAGTCTTTTTTACATAAGGTCCCCATTCCAAGATTTGCTGTTGGCATTGTAATAGGAAGAAATGGAGAGAtgatcaaaaaaatacaaaatgatgcTGGTGTTCGCATTCAGTTTAAGCCAGGTGAGTATATATAATAATCTTGTAAGTGTTGGCAGCAATGAGTTTTGACATACATTTattgtttaattaattttgtttctttgtttcgaAGATGATGGGACAACACCCGAGAGGATAGCACAAATAACAGGACCTCCAGACCGATGTCAACATGCTGCAGAAATTATTACAGACCTTCTTCGAAGTGTTCAGGTTTGATAGAaagttaacattttcattttttgtttttatggaaaAGTATTTTCCTTCATGAAATCTGAAGTTACCTCTATATCAGAGTCTGCTTGATGATACTTTATTAATGGAGAAAGTTTAAATTGCTTTAAGGTAAAGATCTTGGAGCAGGAAGAACTACTACCTTAAAGTGCTACCTTATTTactcttgtattttaaaaaatgttattacttATTATTAGGGCCAGTTCATCTCTACATTTCTGATTCAGGTATATGAGAGCTGggaaaaataaacttaataatTTTATCATGAAACAAAAGTATTTCTGTGCTGACTCTTCGTTCTTGTCTTTCCCTCTCTATAGGCTGGTAATCCTGGTGGACCTGGACCTGGTGGTCGAGGAAGAGGTAGAGGTCAAGGCAACTGGAACATGGGACCACCTGGTGGACTAcaggaatttaattttattgtgccaactgggaaaactggattaaTAATAGGAAAAGGCAATGTATTTTAAACTCTTAATGTTTTAACACATTATTCATTTTTCTGGACACTTTCTGTTGCTGTCGTAAACAAGTGGCAATGCTTTTTCTCTGACCGTATTTTAGTAGAAAAGCATTCTTATGTTAATATGTAACAAGTAAAACATAAATGAGGGATCTCATGTATATTTATAGAAAGAGCAGGATTTTAATCTTACTAGCTTCTAGAGAAAGCGAACTAAGAGATAATTAGTAGCATAAGAAATGTCTTTTGACCGAAAAAGTGGtttgagtgtttttgtttgtgcattttggtTTTTCCcgactcatattttaaaaatttgaatgtttataaGTGTATTAGTTTATATTTACACTGCTTTTAAAAGCagttaattcaaatattttattataatcacATTAAGGTTATGTTTAAACATACCaagtaaatgtaaatgtattttaagaGAAGCATGAAATGCTTCCTAAAATTTGATTTTCAGTGtagaatattaaatgaaaaatcttaatACAATATTGTCAATTAGGATACTGACCAAACCATATTTTTAATGGCCCATTTAATTGTgatcattttcttctaaatagcTCCTAGTACACCCTTGAAACCTTTAGAGAAATTACTGTCTTTTGATTTTAGGAGGTGAAACCATAAAAAGCATAAGCCAGCAGTCTGGTGCAAGAATAGAACTTCAGAGAAATCCTCCACCAAATGCAGATCCTAATATGAAGTTATTTACAATTCGTGGCACTCCACAACAGATAGACTATGCTCGGCAACTCATAGAAGAAAAGATTGGTGTGAGTAtactttaaacttttaatttttagtgtAGACCCTTAGACTGTAGTTAAATTAAGACATTTATTCAAATACATCAAAGGAAAATGTATCATTACTAGTCAGCATTTATAGATTTCATGATATGTATAATGGATACAACGTGAAGATTTTCCAGCAATGAAAATAACCTAATTAAATGTGTAGTTACAGGTTTTGAGAACAACCTTACATTTGGGTGTGGCTAGATAAGAGGAGGGTAGTGTTACCTGCAGGCATGATATTAGTGTTGGTGTAGGATTGTGGAACATACTTGAAGGACATAGTTAACGGGAATTCATTACTTGTTAAGATTTTACTCTACTGAACCCCAGCGAGGCAAACAAGATAAATCAGGTACATCTGCCGCTCTACAGTAGAAATTCATAAATCCTAGGTTTTGGACTGGCTCACAGATCATCTGGGGGTATTAAAATGTAGACTATTTGGGTGCTTCCCACTCCTACACATAATATACAGAGACAGACCTGACTCAAAATGTCTGGGATAGGGCCCAGCATCTAATTTTACATAGATGTTTGGGTGATTCTGGTGCACAgacaaatttggaaattttttctCCAGGAAAGTTTTCTGTTAGAACAAAAAAGTATGAAACGCTTTGACTGCTTTTTTGTAAGTGAGGCAGACAGTGTCTTACTGGAGTTTTTAACACAAAGTGTGCAGGGAGCATCTTAAATTATTAGAATTGcctaggaaaaattatttttggtgttTGCCATGCTGTGAATGGGGTGCGTGCAAAACAAGGTTGACACTGTTTCTGTCAACTTGGGAAGACAAAAATAGATGTACAAAAGACGCTTAAGGAACGTCTTACAGAATGTACACAAACATTGTAAGTTCTGTTGTATGGATAGTTTAATGGTTCAAAAAATGAAGAGGATGTTTGTAGAGTAATGATAGAGGTTGATGCCATGGCAAAAAAATGAATAGCACatcttggttttttattttacagtattaGCCTAACATGCATGGGTCAGGATTTCTGTTGGATTCATGGAAAAACAAGATAGATTGTTTTGGAGAAGCAATTTGGTGTGGTGattaagagcatggactctgtAGTCGGGTTGCCTGAGTTCAGAATTCTGTGAATCATTTACTGGTTCTGTGACCTTGGAGAAGTTACTCAGGcttttctgtgccttggtttcctcctgtaaaatgaggataatggtaTCTACTTCATAGAGTTGTAGGGATTAAATGAATGTTCATGTGTGTGTCACTTAAAAGAATGCCTGCCACATAACCCTAAAAAATGTTGCTACtttttcagtattatttttaCTACTTGGAAAGAATAGGTCATGGATAGTAAGTGAGAGATGAcagcaattggagatttaaagagACAAGTTaataaaaagaactttaaaggtCATGAAGTTTAGTTTCCCTATTTTGCAGTGAGAAATTTACAACAAAATGTAGTGTTAGCATTTTGTCCAGCATGTCGCCTGGTTGTGTTAACTACTCAGAAGGAGCATTTAGGACAGTTAAGTGTAATGTCTTTGTTGGCTTAACAAAACAGAAATCAGTTAAGCGTTACTAATGGTGTGGCATGCATGCATGATAAGGATATAAAATATCCTGATTTATTGAAGGAATTAAAAAGGGAATTTTTGTGCTATTAAACATCATGATACATGAAAGGCCAAAAAGGATATAAATTATTGATCTGAATGGGATTTTAGTGACAGAAATAGGTTGTGAGGTGGATTTTAGTTTCATAGTGAAACAACTAGCTACTAATGTTATCAGTGAAATGTTCAGAAGACGATGATACAGGACCCAAGCAGTTTGGGAATATATTGTCAAGATGGTTGTCTCATGTTAGGCAAGTAGATATAGAGAGAAGAGCTGAAGATAAGGACCTGATTTCTGTGattaagatggaaaaagataGTAAAAGTAAGAATTATAAAAGGAAAGGGAACTACTGCTGTCCGCAAACAAGCTAAAGGAAATTTAATtgctaatttaaatttaatttaatttaaattgcaTTTAATTGCTACTGCTATTGATTTTAGTGAATTTTACATGTCTCATTATTATGGCAGATGAAATAGTTTTTGCAAAATGaatgaggaaaggaaggaaaacctAAAATTTGTTGTTTGTGACTATAAGAGGGTAGAAATGGATGATTATTTGGCCATAGAGTTGTTTAACCATTActgtgtttttctgatttttctatgtCATCCTTTTTTTTGTAGGGCCCAGTAAATCCTTTAGGGCCACCTGTACCCCATGGGCCCCATGGTGTCCCAGGCCCCCATGgacctcctgggcctccagggccTGGAACTCCAATGGGACCATACAACCCTGCACCTTATAATCCTGGACCACCAGGCCCGGCTCCTCAGTAAGTATTGGGTTTAGTTCTGGGCTTTCCCCAAAGATTCTAGTTTTGGGACTGtatttttatactgatttttcttttcagtggTCCTCCAGCCCCATATGCTCCCCAGGGATGGGGAAATGCATATCCACACTGGCAGCAGCAGGCTCCTCCTGATCCAGGTAGAAGATGCTTATTATTTGTGTGttatctgtattattttccaCTCCTGTTACATTATTAAATTTTCTAGTGTTGATTCTACATTTGTATGCATCACCTTCACTCACTTTACTCTTTCAA
This genomic window contains:
- the FUBP1 gene encoding far upstream element-binding protein 1 isoform X1 produces the protein MADYSTVPPPSSGSAGGGGGGGGGGGVNDAFKDALQRARQIAAKIGGDAGTSLNSNDYGYGGQKRPLEDGDGSWTSPSSTTHWEGMPSPFKDQPDAKKVAPQNDSFGTQLPPMHQQQSRSVMTEEYKVPDGMVGFIIGRGGEQISRIQQESGCKIQIAPDSGGLPERSCMLTGTPESVQSAKRLLDQIVEKGRPAPGFHHGDGPGNAVQEIMIPASKAGLVIGKGGETIKQLQERAGVKMVMIQDGPQNTGADKPLRITGDPYKVQQAKEMVLELIRDQGGFREVRNEYGSRIGGNEGIDVPIPRFAVGIVIGRNGEMIKKIQNDAGVRIQFKPDDGTTPERIAQITGPPDRCQHAAEIITDLLRSVQAGNPGGPGPGGRGRGRGQGNWNMGPPGGLQEFNFIVPTGKTGLIIGKGGETIKSISQQSGARIELQRNPPPNADPNMKLFTIRGTPQQIDYARQLIEEKIGGPVNPLGPPVPHGPHGVPGPHGPPGPPGPGTPMGPYNPAPYNPGPPGPAPHGPPAPYAPQGWGNAYPHWQQQAPPDPAKAGTDPNSAAWAAYYAHYYQQQAQPPPAAPAGAPTTTQTNGQGDQQNPAPAGQVDYTKAWEEYYKKMGQAVPAPTGAPPGGQPDYSAAWAEYYRQQAAYYAQTSPQGMPQHPPAPQCLPRPSTLGSAAKSTSAEDAASTKS
- the FUBP1 gene encoding far upstream element-binding protein 1 isoform X7 codes for the protein MADYSTVPPPSSGSAGGGGGGGGGGGVNDAFKDALQRARQIAAKIGGDAGTSLNSNDYGYGGQKRPLEDGDGSWTSPSSTTHWEGMPSPFKDQPDAKKVAPQNDSFGTQLPPMHQQQRSVMTEEYKVPDGMVGFIIGRGGEQISRIQQESGCKIQIAPDSGGLPERSCMLTGTPESVQSAKRLLDQIVEKGRPAPGFHHGDGPGNAVQEIMIPASKAGLVIGKGGETIKQLQERAGVKMVMIQDGPQNTGADKPLRITGDPYKVQQAKEMVLELIRDQGGFREVRNEYGSRIGGNEGIDVPIPRFAVGIVIGRNGEMIKKIQNDAGVRIQFKPDDGTTPERIAQITGPPDRCQHAAEIITDLLRSVQAGNPGGPGPGGRGRGRGQGNWNMGPPGGLQEFNFIVPTGKTGLIIGKGGETIKSISQQSGARIELQRNPPPNADPNMKLFTIRGTPQQIDYARQLIEEKIGGPVNPLGPPVPHGPHGVPGPHGPPGPPGPGTPMGPYNPAPYNPGPPGPAPHGPPAPYAPQGWGNAYPHWQQQAPPDPAKAGTDPNSAAWAAYYAHYYQQQAQPPPAAPAGAPTTTQTNGQGDQQNPAPAGQVDYTKAWEEYYKKMGQAVPAPTGAPPGGQPDYSAAWAEYYRQQAAYYAQTSPQGMPQHPPAPQGQ
- the FUBP1 gene encoding far upstream element-binding protein 1 isoform X9 yields the protein MADYSTVPPPSSGSAGGGGGGGGGGGVNDAFKDALQRARQIAAKIGGDAGTSLNSNDYGYGGQKRPLEDGDQPDAKKVAPQNDSFGTQLPPMHQQQRSVMTEEYKVPDGMVGFIIGRGGEQISRIQQESGCKIQIAPDSGGLPERSCMLTGTPESVQSAKRLLDQIVEKGRPAPGFHHGDGPGNAVQEIMIPASKAGLVIGKGGETIKQLQERAGVKMVMIQDGPQNTGADKPLRITGDPYKVQQAKEMVLELIRDQGGFREVRNEYGSRIGGNEGIDVPIPRFAVGIVIGRNGEMIKKIQNDAGVRIQFKPDDGTTPERIAQITGPPDRCQHAAEIITDLLRSVQAGNPGGPGPGGRGRGRGQGNWNMGPPGGLQEFNFIVPTGKTGLIIGKGGETIKSISQQSGARIELQRNPPPNADPNMKLFTIRGTPQQIDYARQLIEEKIGGPVNPLGPPVPHGPHGVPGPHGPPGPPGPGTPMGPYNPAPYNPGPPGPAPHGPPAPYAPQGWGNAYPHWQQQAPPDPAKAGTDPNSAAWAAYYAHYYQQQAQPPPAAPAGAPTTTQTNGQGDQQNPAPAGQVDYTKAWEEYYKKMGQAVPAPTGAPPGGQPDYSAAWAEYYRQQAAYYAQTSPQGMPQHPPAPQGQ